The proteins below come from a single Rhodococcus sp. WMMA185 genomic window:
- the ald gene encoding alanine dehydrogenase, giving the protein MKIGIPREIKNHEYRVAITPAGVHELFEHGHEVFIESGAGAGSSFSDDDFKSAGAIMLSTADQVWETADLLLKVKEPIAEEYSRLRQDQVLFTYLHLAASKECTDALLESKTTAIAYETVVGRDGSLPLLAPMSEVAGRLATQAGAYHLMRQGGGRGVLMGGVPGVRPAKVVVIGAGVAGKNAIAVAHGMQADVTVLDLSVARLREIDDRYHGQVKTITSNRLELEEAVLEADLVIGAVLVPGAKAPKLVSNSLVQRMKPGSVLVDIAIDQGGCFEDSHPTTHADPTYMVHDSVFYCVANMPGAVPRTSTYALTNATLPYVVELADKGWEQATATVPGFAEGLSTHDGKLLSSEVAAAHGYSVEAL; this is encoded by the coding sequence ATGAAAATCGGAATCCCCCGCGAGATCAAGAACCACGAATACCGGGTGGCCATCACCCCTGCCGGGGTCCACGAACTGTTCGAGCACGGGCACGAGGTGTTCATCGAATCGGGTGCAGGCGCCGGCTCCTCGTTCTCGGACGACGACTTCAAATCCGCTGGGGCAATCATGCTGTCGACGGCCGATCAGGTGTGGGAGACCGCGGACCTGCTCCTCAAGGTCAAGGAACCGATCGCCGAGGAATACTCGCGACTGCGCCAGGACCAGGTGCTCTTCACCTACCTTCACCTCGCAGCGTCCAAGGAGTGCACCGATGCCCTCCTCGAGTCCAAAACCACCGCGATCGCCTACGAAACCGTCGTCGGAAGAGACGGTTCCCTGCCCCTGCTCGCCCCGATGAGTGAGGTCGCCGGGCGACTGGCAACTCAGGCCGGCGCCTACCATCTCATGCGCCAGGGCGGCGGCCGCGGTGTGCTCATGGGAGGAGTCCCCGGTGTGCGCCCGGCGAAGGTCGTGGTCATCGGCGCAGGGGTCGCCGGCAAGAACGCCATCGCGGTTGCACACGGCATGCAGGCCGACGTCACCGTTCTCGACCTGTCCGTCGCCCGCCTGCGGGAGATCGACGACCGCTACCACGGCCAGGTCAAGACCATCACTTCCAACAGGCTCGAACTCGAAGAGGCTGTACTCGAGGCCGACCTCGTCATCGGTGCGGTGCTCGTCCCGGGTGCGAAGGCCCCGAAGCTGGTGTCGAACAGCCTGGTGCAGCGAATGAAGCCGGGCTCGGTGCTCGTCGACATCGCCATCGACCAGGGTGGTTGCTTCGAGGATTCCCACCCCACGACGCACGCGGATCCCACGTACATGGTTCACGACTCCGTCTTCTACTGCGTCGCGAACATGCCCGGCGCGGTCCCGCGGACTTCGACCTACGCGCTCACCAACGCCACACTCCCCTACGTCGTCGAGCTCGCCGACAAGGGCTGGGAACAGGCCACCGCGACCGTTCCCGGATTTGCCGAGGGCCTCAGTACCCACGACGGAAAACTGCTCTCCTCCGAGGTTGCTGCCGCTCACGGATACTCGGTCGAGGCGCTCTGA
- a CDS encoding biotin-dependent carboxyltransferase family protein, which produces MAWLEIVRTGPLTTVQDRGRPGYASIGVGESGAADRFAHDCANRLVGNHSDAATLEVTLGGLAVRASGAVSIAVTGARTPVTVNSEPCSDYTMLHLKSGDLLELAYASEGLRSYISVRGGFDVPAVMGSRSTDTLSWIGPDPVAEGDRLPVGTEAGDWPADEFVPPPATPENPLMMQASPGPRDDWFTPASVAALFRETWTVSSDTNRVGARLHGPGPLHHSITDELPSEAMVAGALQVPPDGRPILFLADHPVTGGYPVIAVVAEADLPAAAQLRPGHRVRFHRKVER; this is translated from the coding sequence ATGGCATGGCTCGAGATCGTACGCACCGGACCACTGACCACGGTGCAGGATCGCGGTCGGCCCGGGTATGCGTCCATCGGGGTCGGCGAATCGGGTGCCGCCGACCGGTTCGCCCACGACTGCGCGAACCGGTTGGTGGGCAACCACTCCGATGCCGCCACCCTCGAGGTCACGCTCGGCGGGCTCGCGGTCCGCGCGTCCGGAGCGGTTTCGATCGCGGTCACCGGCGCTCGCACTCCCGTTACGGTGAATTCCGAACCGTGTTCCGACTACACCATGCTGCATCTCAAATCCGGGGACTTACTCGAACTCGCGTACGCATCCGAGGGCCTTCGCAGCTATATCTCCGTTCGGGGAGGCTTCGATGTACCGGCAGTGATGGGTAGCCGCTCCACCGACACACTCTCGTGGATCGGACCCGATCCCGTCGCCGAGGGTGACCGGCTACCGGTCGGCACCGAGGCGGGGGACTGGCCGGCAGACGAATTCGTTCCACCGCCGGCTACTCCCGAGAATCCGCTGATGATGCAGGCCAGCCCAGGCCCACGAGACGACTGGTTCACCCCCGCATCGGTCGCTGCTCTCTTCCGCGAAACGTGGACCGTCAGCTCCGACACGAACCGCGTCGGAGCAAGACTCCACGGCCCGGGACCACTGCACCACTCCATCACGGACGAGTTACCGAGCGAAGCCATGGTGGCGGGGGCGCTGCAGGTTCCGCCCGACGGCCGGCCGATCCTGTTTCTCGCCGACCATCCGGTGACGGGCGGCTACCCGGTGATCGCTGTTGTCGCCGAGGCCGATCTCCCCGCGGCCGCACAGTTGCGGCCCGGTCACCGCGTGCGATTCCACCGAAAAGTGGAACGATAG
- a CDS encoding Lrp/AsnC family transcriptional regulator — MPSKYSSKGASQSPTPKDLRPAPPLDDIDRILLDHLARDARIPNNALAAAAGIAPSTCLGRVRSLVERGVIRGFHADVDPAALGRDLQAMIAARVQAGARKHLGSLSKQLVALDEVLDVYFIAGADDYLIHVATRNSEELRNFVLEHLSAHPAVASTETILIFEHVRPRWGTVL; from the coding sequence ATGCCTTCCAAATATTCATCCAAAGGTGCCTCGCAGTCACCCACGCCGAAGGATCTTCGGCCTGCGCCGCCCCTCGACGACATCGACCGCATCCTGCTCGATCACCTCGCGCGTGATGCCCGCATCCCGAACAATGCTCTTGCCGCCGCTGCCGGTATCGCGCCGTCAACCTGTCTTGGCCGGGTGCGATCCCTCGTCGAGCGCGGTGTGATTCGCGGTTTCCACGCGGACGTCGACCCCGCCGCGCTGGGCCGGGACCTGCAGGCGATGATTGCGGCTCGCGTCCAGGCAGGTGCGAGGAAGCACCTGGGGTCACTCTCGAAGCAACTCGTAGCCTTGGACGAGGTGCTCGATGTCTATTTCATAGCCGGTGCTGACGATTACTTGATTCACGTTGCCACGCGTAACAGCGAGGAACTGCGCAACTTCGTCCTCGAGCACCTGAGTGCACACCCGGCGGTCGCATCGACCGAGACCATCCTCATCTTCGAGCATGTGCGCCCTCGCTGGGGCACCGTGCTGTGA